One Actinomycetota bacterium genomic window carries:
- the selD gene encoding selenide, water dikinase SelD: MKRIALTEHATKGGUAAKLGPCDLKAVLAELNIKADEKLLRGIEGAEDAAVYKLTDEIALVQTVDFFTPIVDDPYLFGQIAAANALSDIYAMGADPITALNIVTFNLDLGLDVLSEIIRGGSDKATEAEALIVGGHTVEDDEPKYGLAATGLVHPQKFFSNSTAQAGDRLILTKPLGMGVLATALKGKVVTEADIMEAIDSARTLNRGASLAMRQARANSATDITGFGLLGHLAEMMRGSHKSAKIYSKDIPIFDRVIELAEIGMVPGGAHSNKKYVGEMVSFSPEFSAVMADILFDPQTSGGLLISIASDKVDLLMEELAKRKVPGWQVGEVFEGEEPKIEVV; encoded by the coding sequence ATGAAGCGGATCGCTCTGACAGAGCATGCAACCAAGGGCGGTTGAGCCGCCAAACTGGGTCCGTGTGACCTTAAGGCAGTGCTTGCTGAGCTGAATATTAAAGCTGACGAAAAGCTCCTTCGCGGCATCGAGGGGGCGGAAGATGCCGCCGTCTATAAGCTGACCGATGAGATCGCCCTCGTCCAGACGGTCGATTTCTTCACGCCCATCGTAGATGACCCTTACCTCTTTGGTCAAATCGCGGCAGCCAACGCCCTAAGCGATATCTACGCCATGGGGGCAGATCCCATAACCGCTTTAAACATCGTAACCTTCAACTTAGATCTCGGTCTGGACGTTCTTTCCGAGATAATCAGGGGCGGAAGCGATAAGGCAACCGAGGCCGAGGCCCTGATCGTCGGCGGTCATACGGTCGAAGACGATGAGCCGAAATACGGCCTGGCGGCAACCGGCCTGGTCCACCCTCAAAAATTCTTCTCCAATTCAACCGCTCAAGCGGGCGACCGGCTCATCCTGACCAAACCGCTTGGCATGGGCGTTTTGGCCACGGCCCTAAAGGGCAAGGTGGTGACGGAAGCAGATATTATGGAAGCGATAGACTCGGCAAGGACCTTAAATAGGGGGGCCTCGCTGGCCATGCGGCAGGCTAGGGCAAATTCAGCTACCGACATTACCGGCTTTGGTCTCCTTGGGCATTTGGCCGAGATGATGCGCGGGAGTCATAAGTCAGCCAAGATATACTCCAAAGACATTCCCATTTTTGATAGGGTTATCGAGCTTGCCGAGATCGGAATGGTTCCGGGCGGCGCCCATTCAAACAAGAAATATGTGGGTGAGATGGTGAGCTTTAGCCCAGAGTTTTCGGCCGTGATGGCCGACATCCTCTTCGATCCCCAGACTTCCGGCGGTCTTCTAATATCGATAGCTTCGGATAAAGTTGATCTCTTGATGGAGGAGTTGGCCAAGCGGAAAGTCCCCGGCTGGCAGGTCGGTGAAGTTTTCGAGGGGGAAGAGCCCAAAATAGAGGTAGTTTAA